One genomic window of Candidatus Methylomirabilis sp. includes the following:
- a CDS encoding tripartite tricarboxylate transporter TctB family protein, with the protein MPVRALDERKAVRRELAVGAFLVAFGGAVLALAWTIEPGVQTDPLGPRAFPAALGAGIALCGVLLAGTALLGTGEEGRTGPILEPGPEGETEAGPISPARLFGAIAATAAYVALFAPLGFLLATPPYVAAIILIHGGAARRALFIAPPLVTGLLYGAFRFGLLIPVPEGILDGRLPW; encoded by the coding sequence ATGCCCGTTCGTGCGCTCGACGAAAGAAAAGCCGTGCGCCGGGAGCTCGCCGTCGGCGCCTTTCTCGTCGCCTTCGGCGGGGCGGTCCTCGCGCTGGCGTGGACGATTGAGCCGGGCGTCCAGACCGATCCGCTCGGCCCCCGGGCCTTCCCGGCCGCGCTCGGGGCGGGGATCGCCCTCTGCGGGGTGCTCCTCGCCGGGACCGCGCTCCTCGGGACCGGTGAGGAGGGACGGACGGGACCGATCCTCGAGCCCGGCCCGGAGGGGGAGACGGAGGCGGGGCCGATTTCTCCTGCCCGTCTCTTCGGGGCCATCGCGGCGACCGCCGCCTACGTTGCCCTGTTCGCCCCGCTCGGGTTTCTCCTTGCCACCCCCCCCTACGTGGCCGCGATCATCCTGATCCACGGGGGCGCCGCGCGGCGGGCGCTGTTCATCGCTCCGCCCCTCGTGACCGGTCTGCTCTACGGGGCATTCCGCTTCGGCCTCCTCATCCCGGTGCCCGAGGGCATCCTGGACGGGAGGCTGCCGTGGTGA